GGACGTTCACTGAGGACGGCGGTGAGTACGAGGGACTCTACGTGCGCGACGCCAACGAGAAGATCGTCGAGAATCTACGTGAGAAGGGGCTCCTCGCGCATGAGGACACCGTAGAACATCGATACGGTCACTGTTGGCGGTGTAAGACTCCAATCATCTACCGAGCCACCGAGCAGTGGTTCCTCAAAGTCACTGAGGTGAAGGACGAGATGCTTGAGTGGATAGATCAGGTGGAATGGATCCCGGAGTGGGCTGGTCAATCTAGGTTTAAGAGATGGGTCGAGAACGCCCGGGACTGGTGTATCTCACGTCAGCGGTACTGGGGTATCCCGCTTCCGGTCTGGGAGTGCGGAGAGTGTGGTCATCTTGAAGTGATCGGCTCGCTGAGCGAGCTCGAGGCGAAGGCAGTCACTCTCCCACCCGGTGAACCTGACCTGCACAGACCCTGGGTCGACGAGGTGGTCCTGAAGTGTCCGGAGTGCGGCTCCTACATGAGGCGCGTGCCGGACGTGCTCGACGTTTGGGTGGACTCGGGAGTCGCCGCGTGGGCCTCGCTCGGGTACCCACGTCGCGAGGACGAGTTCGAGAGGTGGTTCCTCAAGGAGGGACGCTGTGACCCCGACGACCCGGAGGCGAGCGCGGACTTCATCACCGAAGGTCACGACCAGACCCGCGGGTGGTTCTACTCGCAGCTCGGTTGTGGCATCATCACTTTCGATACGTGTCCGTACAGGACCGTGCTCATGCACGGATTCACACTCGACGAGGAGGGGCGGAAGATGAGTAAGTCCCTAGGTAACGTCGTCGACCCGATGGATATCGTCGAGAAGTACTGCGCCGATACCCTACGCTGGTATGTCTTGCGCTCCAACGCACCCTGGCGGGATATGCACTTCAGCTGGCAGGACGTGCGTGACACCCACCGGGCGCTCAACGTCTTGTGGAACGCGTACCGGTTCGCGAAGATGTACTCGGAACTGGACGAATTCGACCCCGAGGAGCACCCACTGGAGGGTATGGAGGAACACCTCAAGCCCGAGGATCGGTGGCTGCTCTCCCGGATCAACTCGCTGGTGGAGGAAGTCACCGACGCGTTCGAGCGGTACCACGTCCACGAGGCGGCCCGTGCGCTGTACCGCTTCGTCACGGAAGACCTCAGCAGGTGGTACATCCGGCTGGTCAGGGAGCGCGTGTGGCTAGAGGGCGATGATCCCGAGAAACTCTCGGTCTACGCGGTGCTTCACTACACGTTCGATCGGTTGGTTAGGCTGCTGGCGCCTATCGTGCCACACGTCGCCGAGCAGATATATTTGGACTACGTCCGTACGGACGACGATCCCGAGAGCGTTCACCTCACGGACTGGCCCGGAGTAGATGACCGATGGGTCGATGAGAAGCTGGAAAAGGCCATGGAGCTCGTCCGGAGGGCTGCGGAGGCAGCCCTTTCGGTCCGGCAGCGTGCTGGGGTCAAGACGCGCTGGCCACTACGTCGCCTGTTTGTAGAAGTCGAGGACCCGAAGCGGCTAGAGGATCTCAAGGACGTGCTAGCTCGCGTAGCGAACGTCAAGGAGATCGAACTCGTGGAGGAGTTCCCGGAGAAGGTACCCGTGGCCGAGCCGAAGCCCGATAAGATCGGTCCCGAGTTCAGATCGCTGGCGGGCAGCGTGATCAAGCACGTTAAGGACCGTGCGGTGGAGGTAGCACAGTCGATCCTGAAAGAGGGAGAGTACAGGGTGGAACTAGACGGTGAAGAGGTCGTCCTGACGGAAGAGCACGTTAAGGTGACCGAGGACCTGCCCGAGGGCTGGGAGGCCGAGGAGTTCGAGGGCGGCCGGGTGTACGTCTTCGTCGAACTAGATGAGGAGTTGAAGTCCGAGGCCTGGGCCAGAGAGGTCGTTCGTCGCATCCAGGAGATGAGGAAGGAGTTGGACTTAGACCTGGAGGAGAGGATCAAGATATGGATAGAAACGGACGAGGAGATCGCAGAGGCCGTGGAAGAGCACTCGGAGTACGTGCGCGGTGAGACGCGAGCGGACAAGCTCCACGTGAACGAGGACTGGCCCGAAGAAGTCGATCTGGAGCGCGAGTGGGAAGTAGAGGGCAGGACGATCCGCATCGCCGTGGTCGTTTCGGGGTGAAGAGGATGAAGGTTGATCCCTCGGAGTTCGAGCTGGAGTTCTTCGAGGAGATCGGGTTCGAGCGCAAGCGTTGTCCCGAGTGCGGCGAGTACTTCTGGGGACCGCCGGAGGCCGAGGTGTGTAACGAGACTCCGTGCGTCGAGTATTCATTCATCGGTGACCCACCGGCGTCCGTGAAACTGGACGTGTGGGAAGCCGGAGAGGAGTTCCTCCGGTTTTTCGAACGGCACGACCACGAAGTCCTCGACCGCTACCCCGTCGCCGCCAGATGGCGGGATGACATCCACCTTACG
Above is a window of Methanopyrus sp. SNP6 DNA encoding:
- the ileS gene encoding isoleucine--tRNA ligase, translated to MVEALSEELEREIQRRWEEMDLLSKVMEKNRDGPLFYFLDGPPYASGSIHLGTAWNKIIKDAVNRYKLMCGYRVRLQPGWDCHGLPIEVKVEQEVLSDEVECKKDIEEKVGVDKFVEKCKEFALKHVEIMTEQFKRLGVLMDWDNPYMTLDNEYIEGAWYTLKRAHERGLLTRDVRIVNWCPRCETALADHEVEYKEVEDTSIFVIFPIEDDSDAEVDLPEKAALLIWTTTPWTLPANLAVAVHPQEEYVLARAEVDGEEWHLIVADKLKVVLSVVTDSYEIVDSFPGEALEGLRYRPPLWEEVPKLRELHEEDDRVHRVYTAEWVTMDEGTGCVHVAPGHGEEDFELGREVGLSPHCPVAEDGTFTEDGGEYEGLYVRDANEKIVENLREKGLLAHEDTVEHRYGHCWRCKTPIIYRATEQWFLKVTEVKDEMLEWIDQVEWIPEWAGQSRFKRWVENARDWCISRQRYWGIPLPVWECGECGHLEVIGSLSELEAKAVTLPPGEPDLHRPWVDEVVLKCPECGSYMRRVPDVLDVWVDSGVAAWASLGYPRREDEFERWFLKEGRCDPDDPEASADFITEGHDQTRGWFYSQLGCGIITFDTCPYRTVLMHGFTLDEEGRKMSKSLGNVVDPMDIVEKYCADTLRWYVLRSNAPWRDMHFSWQDVRDTHRALNVLWNAYRFAKMYSELDEFDPEEHPLEGMEEHLKPEDRWLLSRINSLVEEVTDAFERYHVHEAARALYRFVTEDLSRWYIRLVRERVWLEGDDPEKLSVYAVLHYTFDRLVRLLAPIVPHVAEQIYLDYVRTDDDPESVHLTDWPGVDDRWVDEKLEKAMELVRRAAEAALSVRQRAGVKTRWPLRRLFVEVEDPKRLEDLKDVLARVANVKEIELVEEFPEKVPVAEPKPDKIGPEFRSLAGSVIKHVKDRAVEVAQSILKEGEYRVELDGEEVVLTEEHVKVTEDLPEGWEAEEFEGGRVYVFVELDEELKSEAWAREVVRRIQEMRKELDLDLEERIKIWIETDEEIAEAVEEHSEYVRGETRADKLHVNEDWPEEVDLEREWEVEGRTIRIAVVVSG